In the Thermodesulfobacteriota bacterium genome, one interval contains:
- a CDS encoding cell division protein FtsL, whose translation MSFSRGGEMGQILTGSGLAGLLRYQRVRTRSEVSSTDFLYLCLGAVLVMVLVLFVYLWSRVAVVHLGYEISGANAERSVLLEKKRRLSVELMELHSPGRIERIASGELGLIHPSAEQIVRIK comes from the coding sequence ATGAGTTTTAGCAGGGGAGGGGAGATGGGCCAGATACTTACCGGCAGCGGGTTGGCCGGGCTTCTCAGGTACCAGCGGGTAAGGACCAGGAGCGAGGTAAGCTCCACGGACTTCCTTTACCTCTGCCTCGGGGCCGTGCTTGTAATGGTCCTGGTGCTCTTCGTCTACCTCTGGAGCAGGGTGGCCGTGGTCCACCTCGGCTACGAGATATCCGGGGCGAACGCCGAGAGGTCGGTCCTCCTGGAGAAGAAGAGGCGCTTGAGCGTGGAGCTTATGGAACTCCATTCGCCCGGCAGGATAGAGAGGATAGCCTCCGGTGAACTCGGGCTTATCCATCCGTCCGCGGAGCAGATAGTGCGCATTAAATGA